The Brasilonema sennae CENA114 genome includes a region encoding these proteins:
- a CDS encoding TerB family tellurite resistance protein, with amino-acid sequence MVKNSSVKNLVKILIGAAWIDGRIQPEEREYLRKIAQEKGMANEPEIQPLLNELVAVKPEEFDKWVKEYLGDRPSAQECQNLIEAISGLIYSDGEVATEEARLLTKLQQLSGTGDSTQPRHNAVLKQIQKLYRRWVEVQK; translated from the coding sequence ATGGTTAAAAATTCCAGTGTGAAAAACTTGGTGAAAATCCTGATTGGAGCCGCTTGGATTGATGGCAGAATTCAGCCAGAAGAGAGAGAATATCTTCGCAAAATAGCTCAAGAAAAGGGTATGGCTAACGAACCGGAAATTCAGCCTTTGCTAAATGAGCTAGTTGCTGTAAAGCCAGAAGAGTTTGACAAGTGGGTGAAGGAATATTTAGGCGATCGCCCTAGTGCACAAGAGTGCCAAAATCTAATTGAAGCTATCAGTGGCTTAATTTACAGTGATGGTGAGGTGGCGACAGAAGAAGCAAGACTCCTCACCAAATTACAACAATTATCAGGCACAGGTGATTCAACCCAACCTCGGCATAATGCTGTTCTTAAACAAATTCAGAAGCTTTACCGTCGTTGGGTTGAA